In Calypte anna isolate BGI_N300 chromosome Z, bCalAnn1_v1.p, whole genome shotgun sequence, the following are encoded in one genomic region:
- the TUSC1 gene encoding tumor suppressor candidate gene 1 protein — protein MRAANGRWGCSGSARRGRAGLSAAGSGSRGGAEELAEPGGAQTGWRGQSRGSLQQLAERYADLAASHSEALRQREEREWHNARLRQENARLRLENRRLRRENRCLFRQALLGPGPSGPDKPPAADQGEEAEALRAQLRRLQEKHRRALQHLRRRRAAAGPEASELDDGELGELLEEEEKEEEEQEHPLEKSLVPLV, from the coding sequence ATGCGCGCTGCGAACGGGCGCTGGGGCTGTAGCGGCTCagcgcggcggggccgggcggggctCTCCGCCGCCGGTAGCGGCAGCCGCGGCGGGGCGGAGGAGCTCGCCGAGCCGGGTGGCGCCCAAACGGGCTGGCGCGGGCAGTCCCGAGGTTCGCTGCAGCAGCTGGCGGAGCGGTACGCGGACCTGGCGGCCAGCCACAGCGAGGCGCTGCGGCAGCGGGAGGAGCGGGAGTGGCACAACGCGCGGCTGCGCCAAGAGAACGCGCGGCTGCGGCTGGAGAACCGCCGGTTGCGCCGGGAGAACCGCTGCCTCTTCCGCCAGGCCCTGCTGGGTCCCGGCCCCAGCGGCCCCGACAAGCCTCCCGCCGCGGACCAGGGCGAGGAGGCGGAGGCGCTGCGCGCCCAGCTCAGGCGGCTGCAAGAGAAGCACCGCCGGGCCTTGCAGCACCTGCGGCGCCGCCGGGCCGCCGCCGGCCCGGAGGCCTCGGAGCTGGACGACGGGGAGCTGGGcgagctgctggaggaggaggagaaagaggaggaggagcaggagcaccCGCTGGAGAAGAGCCTGGTGCCGCTCGTGTAG